In Eulemur rufifrons isolate Redbay chromosome 3, OSU_ERuf_1, whole genome shotgun sequence, a single window of DNA contains:
- the ZNF696 gene encoding zinc finger protein 696: METPTAVNTACLAQASRGSQGAECAASAVEQSAWSTGLTPKQEAPEGECHGEAAPGPVRGPPRALGSLDLGANEEARERPGNAPWCLVTQEKTGGQNGPENSVPESDITLNTGSVADGRGPWKGRPYQCNTCDRSFKCYSDVVKHQSIHSGEKPFECTDCGKAFIHSSHVVRHQRIHNGEKPYVCKECGKAFSQSFNLIRHQRIHTGEKPYECTECGKSFSQRSDAIKHQRIHTGERLYECSECGKTFIHSSNVVRHQRIHHGENPYECKECGKAFSQSSNLIQHQRVHTGERPYECSDCGRAFSRSSFLSEHRRIHTGERPYECSDCGRAFRALSGFFRHQRIHTGEKPFRCTECGKAFRLSFHLIQHRRVHGTE; this comes from the exons ATGGAGACCCCCACAG CTGTGAACACTGCTTGTCTAGCACAAGCCTCCAGGGGCAGCCAGGGCGCCGAGTGTGCTGCCTCAGCTGTTGAGCAATCAGCTTGGAGCACAGGATTGACACCAAAGCAGGAAGCTCCGGAAGGAGAGTGCCATGGAGAGGCTGCACCAGGCCCAGTACGggggcctcccagagcactggggTCTCTTGACCTTGGTGCAAACGAGGAAGCCAGAGAGAGGCCCGGAAATGCCCCTTGGTGCCTGGTCACTCAAGAGAAAACTGGAGGGCAGAATGGCCCCGAGAACAGTGTGCCCGAGTCAGACATCACTCTGAACACAGGCTCTGTGGCAGATGGAAGAGGCCCCTGGAAGGGGCGACCCTATCAGTGCAACACCTGTGACCGGAGCTTCAAGTGCTATTCGGATGTGGTCAAACATCAGAGCATCCACTCTGGGGAGAAGCCGTTCGAGTGCACTgactgtgggaaagccttcatcCACAGCTCACATGTCGTCAGACACCAGAGGATCCACAATGGGGAGAAGCCTTATGTTTGTAAGGAGTGTGGGAAAGCGTTCAGCCAGAGCTTCAACCTTATtagacatcagagaattcacacaggAGAAAAACCCTACGAATGTACTGAATGTGGCAAGTCCTTCAGCCAGAGGTCAGATGCCATCaagcatcagagaattcacactggggaGAGACTGTATGAATGTAGCGAATGTGGGAAAACCTTTATCCACAGTTCCAATGTTGTTCGGCACCAGAGAATCCACCATGGAGAGAATCCCTACGAGTGTAAggagtgtgggaaagccttcagccaGAGCTCCAACCTCATCCAGCACCAGAGGGTGCACACTGGGGAGAGGCCTTACGAGTGCAGTGACTGCGGGCGCGCCTTCAGCCGCAGCTCCTTCCTCAGTGAGCACCGCAGGATCCACACTGGGGAGAGGCCCTATGAGTGCAGCGACTGCGGGCGCGCTTTCCGGGCCCTGTCAGGCTTCTTCCGGCATCAGAGGATCCACACGGGTGAGAAGCCGTTCCGCTGCACGGAGTGTGGCAAGGCGTTCCGCCTGAGCTTTCATCTGATCCAGCACAGGCGGGTACACGGCACAGAGTGA